The following are from one region of the Phyllostomus discolor isolate MPI-MPIP mPhyDis1 chromosome 9, mPhyDis1.pri.v3, whole genome shotgun sequence genome:
- the NPEPL1 gene encoding probable aminopeptidase NPEPL1 — MASVGLQFQASAGDADPQSRPLLLLGQLHHLHRVPWSHVRGKLQPRVTEELWQAALSTLNPNPTDSCPLYLNYATVAALPSRVSRHNSPSAAHFVTRLVRTCLPPGTHRCIVMACERSDVFASACALARAFPLFTHRSGASRRTEKKTVTVEFFLVGQDNGPVEVSTLQCLTNTTDSVRLAARIVDTPCNEMNTDTFLEEIKKVGKELGITPTVIRDEELKTRGFGGIYGVGKAALHPPALAVLSHTPDGATQTIAWVGKGIVYDTGGLSIKGKTTMPGMKRDCGGAAAILGAFRAAIKQGFKDNLHAVFCLAENAVGPNATRPDDIHLLYSGKTVEINNTDAEGRLVLADGVSYACKDLGADIILDMATLTGAQGIATGKYHAAVLTNSAEWEAACVKCGRKCGDLVHPLVYCPELHFSEFTSAVADMKNSVADRDNSPSSCAGLFIASHIGFDWPGVWVHLDIAAPVHAGERATGFGVALLLALFGRASEDPLLNLVSPLGCEADAEEGDVERDSKRRRLV, encoded by the exons ATGGCGAGCGTGGGGCTGCAGTTCCAAGCGAGCGCCGGGGATGCGGACCCGCAGAGCCGGCCGCTGCTGCTGCTCGGCCAGCTGCACCACCTGCACCGCGTGCCCTGGAGCCATGTCCGCGGGAAGCTGCAGCCCCGGGTCACCGAGGAG CTCTGGCAGGCCGCGCTAAGCACGCTCAACCCCAACCCCACGGACAGCTGTCCCCTCTACCTGAACTATGCCACTGTGGCCGCCCTGCCCTCCCGGGTGAGCCGGCACAACAGCCCCTCGGCCGCCCACTTCGTCACCCGGCTTGTGCGGACCTGCCTGCCGCCGGGAACGCACCGGTGCATCGTG ATGGCCTGCGAGCGGTCCGACGTCTTCGCCTCCGCCTGCGCCTTGGCCCGAGCCTTCCCGCTGTTCACCCACCGCTCCGGCGCGTCACGGCGCACGGAGAAGAAGACGGTCACCGTGGAGTTTTTCCTGGTGGGACAAGACAACGGGCCGGTGGAAGTGTCCACTTTGCAA TGCTTAACGAACACCACGGATAGTGTGCGGCTGGCAGCCCGCATCGTGGACACGCCCTGCAATGAGATGAACACGGACACCTTCCTCGAG GAGATTAAGAAAGTTGGAAAAGAACTGGGGATCACCCCGACCGTCATCCGGGACGAGGAGCTGAAGACCCGAGGATTTGGAG GAATCTATGGCGTTGGCAAAGCCGCCCTCCACCCCCCGGCTCTGGCCGTCCTCAGCCACACCCCAGACGGAGCCACCCAGACCATCGCATGGGTGGGCAAAGGGATCGTCTACGACACCGGGGGTCTCAGCATCAAAGGGAAG ACCACCATGCCAGGGATGAAGAGGGATTGCGGGGGCGCCGCAGCCATCCTGGGGGCCTTCAGAGCCGCCATCAAGCAG GGTTTCAAGGACAACCTTCATGCCGTGTTCTGCCTGGCCGAGAACGCAGTGGGGCCGAACGCGACGCGGCCCGATGACATCCACCTGCTGTACTCAGGAAA GACTGTGGAAATCAACAACACGGACGCCGAGGGCAGGCTGGTGCTGGCGGACGGCGTGTCCTACGCCTGCAAGGACCTGGGGGCCGACATCATCCTGGACATGGCCACGCTGACCGGGGCCCAG GGCATCGCCACGGGCAAGTACCACGCCGCCGTGCTCACCAACAGCGCCGAGTGGGAGGCGGCCTGCGTGAAGTGCGGGAGGAAGTGCGGGGACCTGGTGCACCCGCTGGTCTACTGCCCCGAGCTACACTTCAGCGAGTTCACCTCGGCCGTGGCCGACATGAAGAACTCCGTGGCG GACCGGGACAACAGCCCCAGCTCCTGTGCCGGCCTCTTCATTGCCTCGCACATCGGCTTCGACTGGCCCGGGGTCTGGGTCCACCTGGACATCGCCGCGCCCGTGCACGCC GGCGAGCGCGCCACCGGCTTCGGGGTGGCCCTGCTGCTGGCGCTCTTCGGGCGAGCCTCCGAGGACCCTCTGCTGAACCTGGTGTCCCCACTCGGCTGCGAGGCGGACGCCGAGGAGGGGGACGTGGAGAGGGACTCCAAGCGGCGCAGACTCGTGTGA